A genomic segment from Acipenser ruthenus chromosome 5, fAciRut3.2 maternal haplotype, whole genome shotgun sequence encodes:
- the LOC117402376 gene encoding microtubule-associated protein RP/EB family member 3-like isoform X1, with amino-acid sequence MAVNVYSTSMTIENLSRHDMLAWVNDSLHFSYTKVEQLCSGAAYCQFMDMLFPGSIHLKKVKFQAKLEHEYIHNFKVLQAAFKKMSIDKIIPVERLVKGKFQDNFEFVQWFKKLFDANYDGKDYDPLQARHSQEVVAPHNPVPQRTSPTVPKIVPAPQRVSHTTPFMGGGRKNMPVARNGGSDADAQIMELNQQLMELKLTVDGLEKERDFYFSKLRDIELICQEHESENNQVISKIIEILYATEDGFASPEDDKVDGQQHVDQDEY; translated from the exons ATGGCAGTTAATGTGTATTCCACCTCTATGACCATTGAGAACCTGAGCCGACATGATATGCTGGCATGGGTGAACGACTCGCTGCATTTTAGCTATACCAAGGTCGAGCAGCTATGTTCAG GAGCGGCATACTGCCAGTTCATGGATATGCTTTTTCCCGGTTCTATACACCTGAAGAAAGTCAAATTCCAAGCCAAACTGGAACATGAGTACATACACAACTTCAAAGTGCTACAGGCAGCCTTTAAGAAAATGAGCATTGATAAA ATAATTCCAGTAGAAAGATTAGTGAAAGGGAAGTTCCAGGACAACTTTGAGTTTGTGCAGTGGTTTAAGAAGCTCTTCGACGCAAACTACGACGGGAAGGACTATGACCCGTTGCAGGCCAGGCATAGCCAGGAGGTGGTGGCTCCACACAATCCAG TGCCACAGAGGACATCCCCAACTGTGCCCAAGATTGTGCCAGCACCTCAGAGGGTGTCCCACACAACACCCTTCATGGGCGGCGGCAGAAAGAACATGCCTGTTGCCCGGAATGGTGGCAGCGATGCAGATGCACAGATCATGGAACTCAACCAACAG TTAATGGAACTGAAGTTGACAGTGGATGGGCTGGAGAAGGAGAGAGATTTCTACTTCAGTAAACTACGGGACATTGAGCTGATCTGCCAGGAACATGAAAGTGAAAACAATCAAGTCATCTCCAAGATTATAGAGATTCTCTACGCTACAGAG GATGGCTTCGCATCTCCAGAAGATGACAAAGTTGACGGACAACAGCATGTGGACCAGGATGAATACTGA
- the LOC117402376 gene encoding microtubule-associated protein RP/EB family member 3-like isoform X2 yields MAVNVYSTSMTIENLSRHDMLAWVNDSLHFSYTKVEQLCSGAAYCQFMDMLFPGSIHLKKVKFQAKLEHEYIHNFKVLQAAFKKMSIDKIIPVERLVKGKFQDNFEFVQWFKKLFDANYDGKDYDPLQARHSQEVVAPHNPVPQRTSPTVPKIVPAPQRVSHTTPFMGGGRKNMPVARNGGSDADAQIMELNQQLMELKLTVDGLEKERDFYFSKLRDIELICQEHESENNQVISKIIEILYATENTTVDG; encoded by the exons ATGGCAGTTAATGTGTATTCCACCTCTATGACCATTGAGAACCTGAGCCGACATGATATGCTGGCATGGGTGAACGACTCGCTGCATTTTAGCTATACCAAGGTCGAGCAGCTATGTTCAG GAGCGGCATACTGCCAGTTCATGGATATGCTTTTTCCCGGTTCTATACACCTGAAGAAAGTCAAATTCCAAGCCAAACTGGAACATGAGTACATACACAACTTCAAAGTGCTACAGGCAGCCTTTAAGAAAATGAGCATTGATAAA ATAATTCCAGTAGAAAGATTAGTGAAAGGGAAGTTCCAGGACAACTTTGAGTTTGTGCAGTGGTTTAAGAAGCTCTTCGACGCAAACTACGACGGGAAGGACTATGACCCGTTGCAGGCCAGGCATAGCCAGGAGGTGGTGGCTCCACACAATCCAG TGCCACAGAGGACATCCCCAACTGTGCCCAAGATTGTGCCAGCACCTCAGAGGGTGTCCCACACAACACCCTTCATGGGCGGCGGCAGAAAGAACATGCCTGTTGCCCGGAATGGTGGCAGCGATGCAGATGCACAGATCATGGAACTCAACCAACAG TTAATGGAACTGAAGTTGACAGTGGATGGGCTGGAGAAGGAGAGAGATTTCTACTTCAGTAAACTACGGGACATTGAGCTGATCTGCCAGGAACATGAAAGTGAAAACAATCAAGTCATCTCCAAGATTATAGAGATTCTCTACGCTACAGAG AATACCACAGTTGATGGGTAA